A stretch of Apostichopus japonicus isolate 1M-3 chromosome 9, ASM3797524v1, whole genome shotgun sequence DNA encodes these proteins:
- the LOC139973420 gene encoding zonadhesin-like, producing the protein MDFENVAGDTYYVTYDEFRISDEWGDYHISSLGTFEISDGIIPEWCPANEIFSNETCERNCDDPDSCISATSHPETEQCVCVGDYLIQQERCIPLNQCNCFVAEKGGVLREGEFYVNS; encoded by the exons ATGGATTTTGAGAACGTTGCTGGAGATACTTACTATGTAACATACGACGAGtttcgtatctcagatgaatgggggGATTATCATATATCTAGTTTAGGTACATTCGAAATATCAGATG GAATAATCCCCGAATGGTGTCCggctaatgagatatttagcaatgagacCTGTGAGAGGAATTGTGATGACCCTGACTCTTGCATCTCGGCTACATCTCACCCAGAAACAGAGCAATGTGTTTGTGTCGGTGATTATCTAATACAGCAAGAGCGATGTATCCCTTTGAACCAatgcaactgcttcgttgctgaaaAAGGAGGtgtattaagg GAAGGCGAGTTCTACGTCAATTCATGA